In Streptomyces sp. TS71-3, the following proteins share a genomic window:
- a CDS encoding DUF5995 family protein yields the protein MAAENIDDVVDGLAGIVREAGRAGDRVGYFAALYRQVTVEVRTAIHGGQFDDGARMDRFDTHFGNRYFEAYDAWRRDQSPPRCWREAFGLLDDADAIIVQHLILGVNAHINLDLAIAAARTSPGEAIHTLRRDFLLINDILARVVLAVEDSVGALSPLLSLLDQVGARTDEQILDFSVRQSREEAWYNAVLLAGQNEEQREATIERLDVRAAVLARLIARPGGVARPALQLIRRTESDDVPAVIAHLDNAMEQLSAR from the coding sequence ATGGCGGCAGAGAACATCGACGACGTCGTGGACGGGCTTGCCGGGATCGTGCGGGAGGCGGGCCGCGCCGGTGACCGGGTCGGGTACTTCGCGGCGCTGTACCGGCAGGTGACCGTCGAGGTCCGCACGGCCATTCACGGCGGGCAGTTCGACGACGGCGCTCGAATGGACCGTTTCGACACGCACTTCGGCAACCGCTACTTCGAGGCGTACGACGCCTGGCGTCGCGACCAGAGCCCGCCGCGTTGCTGGCGCGAGGCGTTCGGGCTGCTCGACGACGCCGACGCCATCATCGTCCAGCACCTGATCCTCGGCGTGAACGCACACATCAACCTCGACCTGGCCATCGCCGCCGCACGAACCAGCCCGGGCGAGGCCATCCACACGTTGCGGCGCGACTTTCTGCTGATCAACGACATCCTGGCCCGGGTGGTGCTGGCGGTGGAGGACTCGGTCGGCGCCCTGTCGCCGCTCCTGTCGCTGCTGGACCAGGTCGGAGCGCGCACCGACGAGCAGATCCTCGACTTCAGCGTCCGCCAGTCCCGCGAGGAGGCCTGGTACAACGCCGTCCTGCTCGCCGGCCAGAACGAGGAGCAGCGCGAGGCCACCATCGAGCGCCTCGACGTCCGGGCGGCCGTGCTCGCCCGGTTGATCGCGCGACCGGGCGGTGTCGCCCGCCCTGCCCTCCAGCTGATTCGACGCACCGAGAGCGATGACGTGCCGGCCGTCATCGCCCACCTGGACAACGCCATGGAGCAACTCTCCGCTCGGTAG
- a CDS encoding transcriptional regulator — protein MSVEDSTAAPDEPQGLHPTRSLDDTVHQRVRLGILTIAREADRVEFGFLKKQLALTDGNLSRHLKVLEDSDLITVEKGYAGRRPRTWIALTREGAQALNAELRALRALVIRLETPRPAPGPATT, from the coding sequence ATGAGCGTCGAGGACTCGACCGCTGCGCCGGACGAACCGCAAGGACTCCACCCGACCCGGTCGCTGGACGACACCGTCCATCAGCGTGTCCGGCTCGGCATTCTCACCATCGCCCGAGAAGCCGATCGAGTCGAGTTCGGCTTCCTGAAGAAGCAACTGGCCCTCACCGACGGCAATCTCTCCCGGCACCTGAAGGTGCTGGAGGACTCGGATCTGATCACCGTGGAGAAGGGCTACGCCGGTCGGCGGCCCCGCACCTGGATTGCTCTCACCCGCGAAGGCGCGCAGGCACTGAACGCCGAACTCCGCGCCCTGCGCGCGCTCGTCATCCGCCTGGAGACTCCCCGCCCCGCGCCCGGCCCGGCCACTACATGA
- a CDS encoding LysR family transcriptional regulator — MLDVRRLQVLRAVVSSGTVTAAAAHLGYTPSAVSQQVAALEKQAGTALLERVGRGVRPTAAGLLLTEHAVLIGTAVARAESALADLRAGRTGRLSVRYFATAGSTLVAPAVARLRAEHPGVRVDLALVDSEERIREAVRGRADLAVVVGAPEPLGDGIRLVRLLDDPYAAVLPTAHPLAGKPTLNLNDLAGEQWVGSEPPGPCLEPVLAGCAAAGFSPDFVVESEDYATAQGFVAAGLGVGLMPRLGLRNPHPGVVLRPVRGPEPVRVISAVVRETSLEQTALRGLLDALRDAATAAGPGDEPGPEGS; from the coding sequence ATGCTTGATGTGAGGCGTCTCCAAGTCCTGCGCGCCGTGGTCTCCAGTGGCACGGTCACCGCCGCTGCCGCACACCTCGGCTACACGCCGTCCGCCGTGAGCCAGCAGGTGGCCGCCTTGGAGAAGCAGGCCGGGACCGCCCTGCTGGAACGGGTCGGGCGCGGCGTGCGGCCCACGGCCGCCGGTCTGCTGCTCACCGAGCACGCGGTGCTGATCGGCACGGCGGTCGCGCGGGCGGAGTCCGCGCTCGCAGACCTGCGCGCCGGGCGCACCGGCCGGCTTTCCGTGCGCTACTTCGCCACCGCGGGCTCCACGCTGGTGGCGCCCGCGGTCGCCCGGCTGCGTGCCGAGCATCCTGGCGTACGGGTCGACCTCGCCCTCGTCGATTCCGAGGAGCGGATTCGAGAGGCGGTACGCGGCCGGGCCGACCTGGCCGTGGTCGTGGGCGCACCCGAACCCCTCGGCGACGGCATCCGGCTGGTCCGCCTGCTGGACGACCCGTACGCCGCCGTACTGCCCACCGCGCATCCGCTGGCCGGCAAGCCCACGCTGAACCTGAACGACCTCGCCGGCGAGCAGTGGGTGGGCAGCGAGCCGCCCGGCCCCTGCCTCGAACCGGTGCTCGCCGGCTGCGCCGCTGCCGGCTTCAGCCCTGACTTCGTCGTCGAGAGCGAGGACTACGCGACCGCTCAGGGCTTCGTGGCCGCCGGACTCGGGGTCGGCCTGATGCCGCGGCTGGGGCTGCGCAACCCGCACCCCGGCGTCGTCCTCCGCCCGGTCCGGGGCCCCGAACCCGTCCGGGTGATCTCCGCCGTGGTGCGCGAGACGTCGCTGGAGCAGACCGCTCTGCGGGGTCTGCTCGACGCACTGCGGGACGCGGCCACCGCCGCCGGACCAGGCGACGAGCCCGGCCCCGAGGGTTCGTAG
- a CDS encoding DMT family transporter, protein MTTNVTARRRNSPAWARVAVLALLWGSTFLWIELALRGLSPVQVTVARCALGALVLTAACYATGRRLPRGRAVWGHIAVAAFFCNALPFALFSVGQETVDSGLAGVLNATTPLWSVAIGLTAGSERGIRPARLAGLLLGFAGTLLVFAPWRQAGSAGWGALAIVAAAGSYAVAFVCMGRNLVGRGIPTLSLSAAQLLAATALSALALPAGGLSPITIDPAPLAAVCVLGVFTTGITFHLTYRIVADEGATNAAVVGYLLPVVSVTLGAVALNEALTLRVVAGMAVVLAGVAMTRHRGAASRPAPTAADAGRRSHPVLTAMYFALKSKPSGRPAGGPLPSAAAARRRKHDHGSTTAEARPGSKAT, encoded by the coding sequence ATGACGACGAACGTCACCGCACGGAGACGGAACTCGCCGGCATGGGCGCGCGTGGCCGTTCTCGCCCTGCTGTGGGGATCGACGTTCCTCTGGATCGAACTGGCCCTCAGGGGCCTCTCACCGGTCCAGGTCACCGTCGCCCGCTGCGCGCTGGGCGCGCTCGTGCTCACCGCGGCCTGCTACGCGACGGGAAGGCGCCTGCCCCGGGGCCGGGCGGTCTGGGGCCACATCGCCGTGGCCGCGTTCTTCTGCAACGCCCTGCCGTTCGCGCTGTTCAGCGTGGGCCAGGAGACGGTGGACTCGGGCCTGGCCGGGGTCCTGAACGCCACGACCCCGCTGTGGTCCGTCGCCATCGGCCTCACCGCCGGCTCGGAACGGGGCATCCGACCGGCCCGCCTGGCGGGGCTGCTGCTGGGCTTCGCGGGAACGCTGCTCGTCTTCGCCCCGTGGCGGCAGGCGGGTTCGGCGGGGTGGGGAGCGCTGGCGATCGTGGCCGCGGCGGGCAGCTACGCGGTGGCGTTCGTCTGCATGGGCCGCAACCTGGTCGGCAGAGGCATCCCGACCCTCTCCCTCTCCGCCGCCCAACTCCTGGCCGCGACCGCCCTGTCGGCCCTGGCACTCCCGGCGGGCGGCCTGTCACCGATCACGATCGACCCCGCGCCCCTGGCGGCCGTCTGCGTCCTCGGCGTCTTCACCACGGGGATCACGTTCCACCTCACCTACAGGATCGTCGCGGACGAGGGCGCGACGAACGCCGCGGTCGTCGGCTACCTGCTGCCGGTCGTCTCCGTGACCCTGGGCGCGGTCGCGTTGAACGAGGCCCTGACGCTGAGGGTCGTGGCGGGAATGGCCGTCGTACTGGCAGGCGTGGCCATGACCCGCCATCGGGGCGCCGCTTCCCGTCCCGCACCGACGGCCGCTGATGCGGGGCGGCGGAGTCACCCAGTCTTGACCGCAATGTACTTTGCATTGAAAAGTAAGCCCAGTGGACGGCCGGCCGGCGGTCCGCTGCCCAGCGCTGCCGCAGCACGACGGCGGAAGCACGACCACGGAAGCACGACGGCGGAAGCGCGACCAGGAAGCAAGGCCACGTAA
- a CDS encoding SAM-dependent methyltransferase — MSPNPQVDTSRPHPARVYDYLLGGKDHYEVDSELGERIPSLYRDAARVNRAFMHRAVAWAARGGIDQYLDIGTGIPTEPNLHQVVQAINPAARVVYADNDPLVLRHAQVLLKSAPEGATDYIQADAREPEKILEHARTFLDFDRPIALSLVALLHFVLDEQDPYGIVRTLVGALPAGSLLVLSHGSMDSFPEERENNTYGSSIPSRFRSRAEVEPFFDGLDLVDPGLVTAPEWYKDTPAPEYEVSAMYVGVARVR, encoded by the coding sequence ATGAGCCCGAACCCCCAGGTCGACACCAGCAGGCCGCACCCGGCACGCGTCTACGACTACCTGCTCGGCGGCAAGGACCACTACGAGGTCGACAGCGAACTCGGCGAGCGGATACCGAGCCTGTATCGCGACGCGGCACGCGTGAACCGCGCGTTCATGCACCGCGCTGTCGCCTGGGCCGCCCGCGGCGGCATCGACCAGTACCTCGACATCGGCACCGGGATCCCCACCGAGCCCAACCTCCACCAGGTCGTACAGGCGATCAACCCGGCGGCCCGGGTCGTGTACGCGGACAACGACCCCCTCGTGCTGCGCCACGCCCAGGTGCTGCTCAAGAGCGCTCCGGAGGGGGCCACCGACTACATCCAGGCCGACGCCCGCGAGCCGGAGAAGATCCTCGAACACGCCAGGACTTTCCTGGACTTCGACCGGCCGATCGCTCTCTCGCTGGTCGCGCTGCTGCACTTCGTCCTCGACGAGCAGGACCCCTACGGCATCGTCCGTACCCTTGTCGGAGCCCTGCCGGCCGGAAGCTTGCTGGTGTTGTCGCACGGCAGCATGGACTCCTTCCCGGAGGAGCGCGAGAACAACACCTACGGGAGCAGCATCCCCTCGCGCTTCCGCTCCCGCGCGGAGGTGGAGCCGTTCTTCGACGGCCTGGACCTCGTGGACCCCGGCCTCGTCACGGCTCCCGAGTGGTACAAGGACACTCCCGCGCCCGAGTACGAGGTCAGCGCCATGTACGTGGGGGTGGCCCGCGTCCGGTGA
- a CDS encoding LLM class flavin-dependent oxidoreductase, producing MPSSSKPLRKLGFLTIGLFDGADPRPGHESTLEIIELGERLGFDSAWVRHRHLQYGISSPVALLAAASQRTRRIALGTAVTPVGWENPLRLAEDLATVDVLSGGRLNPGISVGPPAHFDRISPALYPDTADAEDFGYERVRRLLAFVRGEPATDFSGTEGFEVFSDRVQPHSPGLGDRMWYGAGSLRSARWAGEQGMNLLVSSVVKAEEPEPEPEPVPVPDESGAGGGSGASEASGASGSAGVPGATGAAGVSSTSGAAGATGTSGATGAGGAPVDFAQIQLSHIRAFRAHHPDGERARVSQGLVVIPTDSATGGQREKYEAFVRQRTPRTAAPQGPARLLFARDLVGTSEQIAERLYADPAFREVDEVAFALPFTFEHEDYVQILTDMATRLGPALGWTAGGEGTAS from the coding sequence GTGCCGTCGAGCTCGAAGCCGCTGCGGAAGCTGGGCTTTCTGACCATCGGGCTGTTCGACGGGGCCGATCCCCGTCCCGGCCACGAGAGCACCCTGGAGATCATCGAGCTCGGCGAGCGGCTCGGCTTCGACAGCGCCTGGGTGCGCCACCGCCACCTCCAGTACGGCATCTCCTCCCCGGTCGCCCTGCTGGCCGCGGCCTCGCAGCGCACCCGCCGTATCGCGCTCGGCACCGCCGTGACCCCGGTGGGCTGGGAGAACCCGCTCCGGCTCGCCGAGGACCTCGCGACCGTCGACGTGCTCTCCGGCGGCCGGCTCAACCCCGGCATCAGCGTCGGCCCACCGGCGCACTTCGACCGGATCTCCCCCGCGCTCTACCCCGACACCGCGGACGCGGAGGACTTCGGCTACGAGCGTGTGCGGCGGCTGCTCGCCTTCGTGCGCGGGGAGCCGGCGACCGATTTCTCCGGCACGGAGGGCTTCGAGGTGTTCTCCGACCGCGTCCAGCCGCACTCCCCCGGACTCGGCGACCGCATGTGGTACGGCGCGGGGAGCCTGCGGTCCGCGCGGTGGGCGGGCGAGCAGGGTATGAACCTGCTGGTCAGCAGCGTCGTCAAGGCCGAGGAACCGGAGCCGGAGCCGGAGCCGGTGCCGGTGCCAGACGAGTCCGGGGCCGGCGGCGGGTCCGGCGCGTCCGAGGCGAGCGGCGCATCTGGGTCGGCCGGCGTGCCCGGGGCGACCGGGGCGGCCGGCGTCTCCAGCACATCCGGGGCGGCCGGGGCGACCGGCACATCCGGAGCGACCGGGGCGGGCGGCGCGCCCGTGGACTTCGCCCAGATCCAGCTCTCCCACATCCGCGCCTTCCGCGCCCACCACCCCGACGGGGAGCGCGCCCGGGTCTCCCAGGGCCTCGTCGTCATCCCGACCGACAGCGCCACGGGCGGGCAACGCGAGAAGTACGAGGCGTTCGTCCGGCAGCGGACACCGCGCACCGCCGCCCCGCAGGGGCCCGCGCGCCTGCTCTTCGCACGCGACCTCGTCGGCACCTCCGAGCAGATCGCCGAACGCCTCTACGCGGACCCGGCCTTCCGGGAAGTCGACGAGGTCGCCTTCGCGCTGCCCTTCACCTTCGAGCACGAGGACTACGTCCAGATCCTCACCGACATGGCCACGCGCCTGGGGCCCGCGCTGGGGTGGACGGCCGGGGGTGAGGGGACGGCCTCGTAG
- a CDS encoding plasmid pRiA4b ORF-3 family protein, producing the protein MRSTGNAGARTVEQVRALVGWVGTGRKLTQTGRVTLTDARALVEALDTGDRMDPVIGDGTFKTKSSEELYHLTLLVEWAKAARLLRTSGGRLLPVKNNAKLLDHPDELRGALFAALPRIGPAMTVSGWLESLFTHEYDRGLRVLLQQLYAAITPVPLSDLYEVVWHAVSRLYLVDDLSPDRLRHVRAAGDHDVQRVLKAMTSLGTVLLTEDTAELTADGRTETARTRGGPGPGDAVLRVRVELADVDDPRVWRQLLVPASIHLDRLHSVIQDAMGWQNCHMHAFTIDGVRYGRPDGELDFRDERTATLAALLKPGAHFVYTYDFGDSGSTSSPWNRSSKPQPGAPARALPGARMPMARTASK; encoded by the coding sequence ATGCGAAGCACAGGGAACGCCGGCGCCAGGACCGTCGAGCAGGTGCGAGCGCTGGTCGGTTGGGTCGGCACGGGCCGGAAACTGACCCAGACCGGCCGTGTGACACTTACCGACGCGCGGGCACTGGTGGAGGCTCTGGACACCGGCGACCGGATGGACCCGGTGATCGGGGACGGTACGTTCAAGACGAAGTCCAGCGAGGAGCTGTACCACCTCACCCTGCTGGTCGAGTGGGCGAAGGCGGCACGACTGCTGCGGACCTCGGGCGGGCGCCTGCTGCCAGTCAAGAACAACGCCAAGCTGCTGGACCACCCCGACGAACTGCGTGGCGCCCTGTTCGCCGCGCTGCCGCGCATCGGCCCGGCCATGACGGTCTCCGGCTGGCTGGAGTCCCTGTTCACGCACGAGTACGACCGGGGCCTGCGGGTGTTGCTGCAGCAGTTGTACGCGGCCATCACCCCGGTGCCGCTCAGTGACCTGTACGAGGTGGTGTGGCATGCGGTCAGCCGGCTGTACCTGGTCGACGACCTGTCCCCCGACCGCCTCCGGCATGTGCGTGCCGCAGGCGACCACGACGTCCAACGGGTCCTCAAGGCCATGACCTCCTTGGGCACCGTCCTCCTCACCGAGGACACCGCCGAACTGACGGCGGACGGACGCACCGAGACAGCCCGGACGCGCGGCGGGCCCGGCCCCGGCGACGCGGTGCTGCGGGTCCGCGTCGAACTCGCCGACGTGGACGATCCGCGGGTTTGGCGGCAACTGCTGGTGCCCGCCTCCATCCACTTGGACCGGCTTCACTCCGTGATCCAGGACGCGATGGGCTGGCAGAACTGCCATATGCACGCGTTCACCATCGACGGCGTCCGGTACGGCCGCCCCGACGGCGAACTCGACTTCCGCGACGAGCGGACCGCCACGCTCGCCGCCCTGCTCAAACCGGGCGCTCACTTCGTGTACACGTACGACTTCGGGGACTCTGGGAGCACCTCATCACCGTGGAACAGGTCCAGCAAGCCTCAGCCGGGCGCACCTGCCCGCGCCCTCCCTGGCGCGCGAATGCCAATGGCGCGTACGGCCTCGAAGTGA
- a CDS encoding helicase-associated domain-containing protein encodes MIPAEQQQEPIGAPRVRHTEHEAQANLLAVLRLCMTGKLRCSEKTRRPGTATVSAVAEVLDGGDFYPHEAIAAYAWPMLLQAGGLAQLTGGRLVPTTRGRAALTRPPHLAIPQLWQRWLNNSILDEFSRVEEIKGQRSANVLTAAKPRRKLVGQALAGLTPGEWMPVDGLFTDMRAAGLDPVVHRSERALWKLYLEDPQYGSLGYDGHHGWPLLQGRYTLAVLFEYAATLGLIDIEYVSPAGARDDYRDNWGGDYLDQLSRYDGLSALRLNPLGAHAVGLTGDYVPGQVPASAVPTGTITVLANFDIVALDGLPSAETLLLDAFCDRKTGRVWTLTTASLLDALDRGHTLDELRGYLNQAATHPVPQTVATLLDDAGRRTGRLRDTGQTHLIECADEALAALIISDRRLRVLCTRIGERHLAVAPDRLPAFRKAALALGYPLG; translated from the coding sequence GTGATACCGGCCGAGCAGCAGCAGGAGCCCATCGGCGCTCCACGGGTCCGGCACACCGAGCACGAGGCGCAGGCCAACCTGCTGGCGGTGCTGCGCCTGTGCATGACAGGGAAGCTGCGGTGCAGCGAAAAGACCCGCCGCCCCGGCACCGCCACCGTCTCGGCGGTCGCCGAGGTCCTGGACGGCGGCGACTTCTATCCGCACGAGGCCATCGCCGCCTACGCCTGGCCGATGCTGCTCCAGGCAGGCGGCCTCGCCCAGCTCACCGGCGGTCGGCTGGTGCCGACCACGCGCGGACGGGCGGCGCTGACCCGGCCGCCGCACCTGGCCATTCCTCAGCTGTGGCAGCGCTGGCTGAACAACAGCATCCTGGACGAGTTCTCCCGCGTCGAGGAGATCAAGGGCCAACGCTCGGCGAACGTCCTGACCGCCGCCAAACCGCGCCGCAAGCTCGTCGGCCAGGCGCTGGCCGGTCTCACCCCGGGTGAGTGGATGCCCGTTGACGGCCTGTTCACGGATATGCGCGCGGCCGGTCTTGATCCAGTCGTCCACCGCAGTGAACGCGCCCTGTGGAAGCTGTACCTGGAGGATCCGCAGTACGGCAGCCTCGGCTACGACGGCCACCACGGCTGGCCCCTCCTCCAGGGCCGTTACACCCTGGCGGTGCTCTTCGAGTACGCCGCCACGCTCGGCCTCATCGACATCGAGTACGTCTCCCCGGCGGGCGCCCGCGATGACTACCGGGACAACTGGGGTGGCGACTACCTCGACCAGCTCAGCCGCTACGACGGCCTGTCCGCGCTCCGCCTCAACCCCCTGGGCGCCCACGCCGTCGGCCTCACGGGCGACTACGTCCCTGGCCAGGTCCCCGCCTCGGCCGTCCCGACGGGCACGATCACCGTCCTGGCGAACTTCGACATCGTCGCCCTCGACGGGCTGCCATCCGCCGAAACCCTCCTCCTGGACGCCTTCTGCGACCGGAAAACGGGCCGGGTCTGGACACTCACCACCGCTTCTCTCCTGGACGCCCTTGACCGAGGGCACACCCTCGACGAGCTCCGTGGCTACCTGAACCAGGCAGCCACGCACCCCGTACCCCAGACCGTCGCCACCCTGCTCGACGACGCCGGCCGCCGCACCGGCCGGCTCCGGGACACAGGGCAGACCCATCTCATCGAGTGCGCGGACGAGGCACTGGCAGCCCTGATCATCAGCGATCGCCGCCTGCGCGTGCTGTGTACCCGAATCGGCGAACGCCACCTCGCCGTCGCCCCCGACCGTCTGCCGGCGTTCCGCAAGGCTGCCCTGGCCCTGGGCTATCCGCTGGGTTGA